The following proteins are co-located in the Gordonia polyisoprenivorans genome:
- a CDS encoding CbtB domain-containing protein produces the protein MMNVSSYTTSHESVGENALKIVGSSTMTAVLVLTLTFMVSAIAYYFVGFDQGAVSVFGSDTHVHEFVHDARHFLGFPCH, from the coding sequence ATGATGAACGTCAGCAGCTACACCACCTCGCACGAATCGGTGGGAGAGAACGCCCTCAAGATCGTCGGGTCATCCACGATGACCGCGGTACTGGTCTTGACCCTCACCTTCATGGTGTCGGCGATCGCTTACTACTTCGTCGGCTTCGACCAGGGTGCGGTGTCGGTGTTCGGCAGCGACACTCACGTGCACGAGTTCGTGCACGACGCACGGCACTTCCTCGGCTTCCCCTGCCACTGA
- a CDS encoding TIGR04338 family metallohydrolase, with amino-acid sequence MTARDSGRSRLYEAERLVHRMFDRVGSARTVQIAGTELTLPIEALFSSVESVRSYVERVLAMGSVRQRFPRASEPVTVRARGGYRAAEYRRDIGEIAIPDSREGRWALRELVILHEVAHHLDDGTGPAHGRGFVVTLTDLVGAVLGPEAAFVYRVLLTDSGVGAGRRNDSSRRMP; translated from the coding sequence ATGACTGCGCGTGATTCGGGTCGGTCCCGACTGTATGAGGCCGAGCGGCTGGTGCACCGGATGTTCGATCGGGTGGGCTCGGCTCGAACGGTGCAGATCGCCGGCACCGAGCTGACGTTGCCCATCGAGGCGCTGTTCTCCTCGGTGGAGTCGGTGCGCTCCTACGTCGAGCGGGTATTGGCGATGGGTTCGGTGCGACAACGCTTTCCGCGCGCATCGGAGCCGGTGACGGTCCGGGCCAGGGGAGGATATCGTGCGGCGGAATACCGGCGCGACATCGGTGAGATCGCCATCCCGGACTCCCGGGAAGGGCGCTGGGCGCTCCGGGAATTGGTCATCCTGCACGAGGTGGCACATCACCTCGACGACGGGACCGGACCGGCGCACGGCCGGGGTTTCGTGGTCACCCTCACCGACCTCGTCGGTGCCGTCCTCGGTCCGGAGGCGGCCTTCGTCTATCGCGTGCTGCTGACCGACTCGGGTGTCGGCGCCGGACGCCGGAACGACAGCTCGCGGCGCATGCCTTAG
- a CDS encoding CocE/NonD family hydrolase — MTYQLDPGTPGMSRPQVAPTRPDGGRAIPHFGTLPLGDPTGGADGIRWREAVDGAQLYPRVVVDRHVKITMSDGVTLRATVVRPANRFGQTVLTPYPAIVNINPYNRAAVDFIDTTTHAPVLGRALRVASSSIDATGTALGGLTRLTGTLSGGILDVFGINRTLVRSGYVQVIVDVRGTGASGGKWQILGAREQQDSVEVISWAAEQEWCDGKVGLAGWSYSAINSLQAADKRPAELGAVFAVEGCDDIVRDVYITGGMPSAFIPMWLSVVNVLKWVPNPSTYLRDVVRGDTLRWLRDRVASPATEIPSLLWGFLTARDDRIFDDPYFDERDPQIDRITAPTFTVGGWHDLFGRSATGIYERLRLEPGRKQMLVGDGYHFDVGTGHGSSSAPPRLDVLERAWFDRWLKGHRNGIDHYGPVTMMQQGGSWTSGAAFPRPGVRPRRLYLTEEPSTTADHAVHDGSLSTTPAQGVSSLHIRPDLRGMVSRDMTQVTAGASMVLGNRFTTDARFQERGGLSFTSAPVTEATHLSGAMNLRLNVATTAHEGIWAVTVNDVAPDGTSTVLTNGALSATNRALDRSMSTFTEEGHLLGAHHYLSRKRKLPVPADEPVRIDVDLVPTDAVLEPGHRLRVDVYAASFPRYLTVVPDLIKARGRKQRLVLDPEHPSYLTFLAGDGLD; from the coding sequence ATGACGTACCAGTTGGACCCGGGCACTCCCGGGATGTCACGACCCCAGGTGGCCCCGACGCGGCCCGACGGCGGACGCGCCATTCCCCACTTCGGCACCCTCCCCCTCGGTGATCCGACCGGCGGCGCCGACGGCATCCGGTGGCGCGAAGCAGTCGACGGCGCCCAGCTCTATCCCCGCGTGGTCGTCGATCGGCACGTCAAGATCACCATGAGCGACGGTGTCACCTTGCGCGCCACGGTGGTCCGCCCCGCCAACCGCTTCGGCCAGACCGTGCTCACCCCATATCCCGCGATCGTCAACATCAACCCCTACAACCGGGCGGCCGTCGACTTCATCGACACCACCACCCACGCACCGGTCCTCGGGCGGGCGTTGCGGGTCGCGTCGTCGTCGATCGATGCGACGGGCACCGCACTCGGCGGGCTCACCCGCCTGACCGGCACGCTGTCCGGCGGAATTCTCGACGTCTTCGGCATCAACCGCACCCTGGTCCGCAGCGGTTACGTCCAGGTCATCGTCGACGTCCGGGGTACCGGGGCCAGCGGCGGCAAATGGCAGATCCTCGGCGCGCGCGAACAGCAGGACTCGGTGGAGGTCATCTCATGGGCCGCCGAACAAGAATGGTGTGACGGCAAGGTCGGACTCGCCGGCTGGTCGTACTCGGCGATCAACTCGCTGCAGGCCGCCGACAAACGCCCGGCCGAACTCGGTGCGGTCTTCGCGGTCGAGGGATGCGACGACATCGTTCGCGACGTCTACATCACCGGCGGTATGCCGTCGGCATTCATCCCGATGTGGCTGTCGGTGGTCAACGTGCTCAAGTGGGTCCCCAACCCGTCGACGTACCTGCGCGATGTGGTGCGCGGCGACACGCTGCGCTGGCTGCGGGATCGCGTGGCCTCCCCGGCGACCGAGATCCCGTCGTTGCTGTGGGGTTTCCTCACTGCCCGCGACGACCGGATCTTCGACGACCCCTATTTCGACGAACGCGATCCGCAGATCGACCGGATCACCGCACCCACCTTCACCGTCGGCGGGTGGCACGATCTCTTCGGGCGTAGCGCCACCGGCATCTACGAGCGGCTCCGTCTCGAGCCCGGCCGCAAGCAGATGCTCGTCGGCGACGGGTATCACTTCGACGTGGGCACCGGCCATGGATCCAGCTCCGCCCCTCCACGTCTCGACGTCCTCGAGCGCGCCTGGTTCGATCGCTGGCTCAAGGGCCACCGCAACGGCATCGACCACTACGGACCGGTCACGATGATGCAGCAGGGCGGCTCGTGGACGTCCGGCGCGGCGTTCCCGCGACCGGGCGTGCGTCCCCGGCGGCTCTACCTCACCGAGGAGCCGTCGACGACCGCGGATCACGCGGTGCACGACGGATCGCTGAGCACTACTCCGGCACAAGGTGTTTCGTCTCTGCACATCCGGCCGGACCTGCGCGGCATGGTGTCCCGGGACATGACGCAGGTGACCGCGGGTGCGTCGATGGTACTCGGCAATCGATTCACGACCGACGCACGTTTTCAGGAGCGCGGTGGGTTGTCGTTCACCAGCGCCCCGGTCACCGAGGCGACCCACCTCAGCGGCGCGATGAACCTTCGCCTCAACGTGGCGACCACCGCGCACGAGGGCATCTGGGCGGTGACCGTCAATGATGTTGCGCCCGATGGCACCTCGACCGTTCTCACCAACGGCGCGCTCTCGGCGACCAATCGCGCCCTCGACCGGTCGATGTCGACGTTCACCGAGGAGGGACATCTCCTCGGTGCCCATCATTACCTCTCCCGCAAGCGCAAGTTGCCGGTACCCGCCGACGAGCCGGTCCGCATCGACGTCGATCTCGTGCCCACCGACGCGGTGCTCGAACCCGGTCACCGCTTGCGAGTGGACGTCTACGCCGCGAGCTTCCCCCGCTACCTCACGGTGGTCCCCGACCTGATCAAGGCCCGCGGGCGCAAGCAACGCCTCGTTCTCGACCCCGAGCACCCGAGCTACCTGACGTTCCTGGCCGGCGACGGGCTCGACTGA
- a CDS encoding tyrosine-protein phosphatase, with the protein MTVSSPGRIELPGSFNVRDVGGLPTADGRTVNGGLLFRSAHLGRLDDAGRAALDSLGVDTVIDLRSARECEAEGADALPDHIEGLVLPFHQNPVIPTSSRTFSADAAREHLIAVYGTYPALEGAGRAIRTIIESVALGRTVLVHCSAGKDRTGWAVAAALRAAGVVEDAIESDYLRSNDAVEDLRAMLARRYPDADIPADYLGVHTDYLRAADEAMIAAHGDPAGYLAACGVDADTLGRYRERVVG; encoded by the coding sequence ATGACGGTTTCTTCTCCCGGTCGGATCGAGCTGCCCGGTTCCTTCAACGTGCGCGACGTCGGGGGCCTGCCCACCGCCGACGGCCGCACGGTCAATGGCGGCCTGTTGTTCCGCTCGGCGCATCTCGGCCGGCTCGACGACGCCGGCCGGGCAGCGCTGGACAGTCTCGGCGTCGACACGGTCATCGACCTGCGATCGGCCCGAGAGTGTGAGGCAGAGGGCGCCGACGCGCTGCCCGATCACATCGAGGGGCTGGTTCTGCCGTTCCATCAGAATCCGGTCATCCCGACGTCGTCGCGAACCTTCTCGGCCGATGCTGCGCGCGAGCACCTCATCGCGGTCTACGGCACGTACCCGGCGCTCGAGGGGGCCGGGCGGGCGATCCGAACGATCATCGAATCGGTCGCGCTCGGACGAACTGTCCTGGTGCACTGTTCGGCGGGCAAGGACCGCACCGGGTGGGCGGTGGCTGCCGCATTGCGTGCAGCGGGTGTCGTCGAGGACGCCATCGAATCCGACTACCTGCGCAGCAATGACGCGGTCGAGGATCTGCGGGCGATGCTCGCGCGCCGGTATCCCGACGCGGACATCCCCGCCGACTATCTGGGCGTGCACACCGACTATCTGCGTGCGGCCGACGAGGCGATGATCGCCGCACATGGTGATCCGGCTGGCTACCTGGCTGCCTGTGGCGTCGACGCGGACACGCTCGGGCGGTATCGGGAGCGCGTGGTCGGGTAG
- a CDS encoding substrate-binding domain-containing protein, which produces MEIERYLNLGLVIPESGPSGIFGPSCATSAQLAVEELNGAGGILGRELRVTTIDGGLAPALVGARVRRAVDDGEVDLLVGWHTSAVRRALVREVAGRVPYFYTAVYEGGETAPGVYLTGETPQGQLIPAVEWMAVQEGVRSWMVIGSDYVWPRRTAQAVGLRFARAGDPRLPVSIDTAHFLPLGTEEFGGVLDEVERSGVDGVLLMLLGNDAVEFNRQFAARRLHDRCVRLSPLMDENMLLASGDEATQRIYSVSGFFESMGTAHSLDFESRYLRRFGRNSPPLASPGESCYEGVGLMSQLVRHASSIEVGDINDRIHTPLRYDSPRGEVVFDGRHLGQDVYLARADGLEFDVLAQVASA; this is translated from the coding sequence ATGGAGATCGAGCGATACCTCAATCTGGGACTGGTGATTCCCGAGAGCGGACCATCTGGCATCTTCGGTCCATCGTGTGCGACGAGTGCGCAACTCGCGGTCGAGGAGCTCAACGGTGCAGGTGGGATACTGGGACGTGAGCTGCGTGTGACCACGATCGACGGCGGTCTGGCCCCCGCTCTCGTCGGGGCTCGCGTGCGCCGGGCGGTCGATGACGGTGAGGTCGACCTGCTTGTCGGATGGCATACCTCGGCAGTTCGCCGCGCGCTCGTGCGCGAGGTCGCTGGTCGAGTTCCGTACTTCTACACCGCGGTGTACGAGGGTGGTGAGACTGCCCCAGGTGTGTACCTGACGGGCGAGACCCCGCAAGGTCAGCTCATCCCGGCCGTGGAATGGATGGCCGTACAAGAAGGAGTTCGGTCGTGGATGGTCATCGGCAGTGACTACGTCTGGCCACGGCGGACCGCGCAGGCCGTCGGTCTGAGGTTCGCTCGCGCCGGCGATCCCCGGTTGCCGGTGTCCATTGATACCGCGCATTTCCTCCCGCTGGGCACAGAGGAGTTCGGCGGTGTACTCGATGAAGTCGAACGGTCGGGTGTCGACGGTGTGCTTCTGATGTTGCTGGGCAATGATGCGGTGGAGTTCAACCGACAGTTCGCGGCCCGGAGACTGCACGATCGGTGCGTCCGACTCAGTCCCCTGATGGACGAGAACATGCTGCTTGCCTCAGGTGACGAGGCGACGCAACGGATCTACTCCGTGTCGGGATTCTTCGAGTCGATGGGAACCGCGCACAGCCTCGACTTCGAGTCGCGGTATCTGCGCCGTTTCGGACGGAACTCACCACCACTGGCTTCTCCCGGCGAATCCTGTTATGAGGGAGTGGGATTGATGTCTCAACTGGTCCGTCATGCCAGTTCGATCGAGGTCGGTGACATCAACGATCGCATTCACACGCCGCTTCGCTACGACAGCCCTCGCGGCGAGGTGGTGTTCGACGGTAGGCATTTGGGACAGGACGTCTACTTGGCGCGAGCCGACGGGCTTGAGTTCGATGTACTCGCACAGGTGGCGTCTGCCTGA
- a CDS encoding FAD-binding oxidoreductase, which produces MDFTADVAPDLRTDLIAALEAAVTPGAVVRDPDVMAGYAHDDAEWAPHQMPIAVVRARTPEDVVAVVRACRVRQVAVIPRGAGTGLSGGANAWARSVVLSCAAMTEIISIDPLERIAVVAPGVVNDHLRAACAEVGMWYPPDPASSPWSTIGGNVATNAGGVCCVKYGVTRDYVLAVQVVTGTGELVRLGHPTAKGVVGYDLAGLMVGSEGTLGIVTEITVKLRPLQPPSRTIAGYFDSLIDAGRAVSSVGASGLTPAALELVDRQCLLAVDAWKNMGLAVDANVVLLGRIDTPGIEGERESERLRECFDAAGATWSAVSADEQEAQALFAARRLAYPALERLGPVLTEDVCVPKKHVPAMLARIEEIGIRHDIVIANIAHAGDGNLHPLLIADEGDAAARGRAQLAFGEIIDAALELGGTVTGEHGVGLLKLDGARKELSPAVLDMHRAVKHGLDPDGILNPGKAF; this is translated from the coding sequence GTGGATTTCACCGCCGACGTCGCACCCGATCTCCGGACAGATCTGATCGCGGCACTGGAGGCGGCGGTCACCCCCGGTGCGGTGGTGCGCGATCCGGATGTGATGGCCGGATACGCCCACGACGACGCGGAGTGGGCGCCGCACCAGATGCCGATCGCCGTGGTGCGGGCGCGCACGCCCGAGGATGTGGTGGCGGTGGTGCGCGCGTGCCGCGTCCGCCAGGTCGCGGTGATCCCCCGCGGGGCCGGGACCGGTCTGTCCGGCGGTGCCAACGCATGGGCCCGCAGCGTCGTCCTCTCCTGTGCGGCGATGACCGAGATCATCTCGATCGATCCGCTCGAACGCATCGCGGTCGTGGCGCCGGGAGTCGTCAACGACCATCTGCGGGCAGCCTGCGCGGAGGTGGGTATGTGGTATCCGCCCGACCCGGCGAGTTCACCGTGGTCGACGATCGGCGGCAACGTGGCGACCAACGCCGGCGGGGTGTGTTGTGTGAAGTACGGCGTGACACGCGATTACGTGCTCGCGGTCCAGGTCGTCACCGGTACCGGCGAACTGGTGCGACTCGGGCACCCGACCGCCAAGGGGGTTGTCGGGTACGACCTGGCAGGACTGATGGTCGGCTCGGAGGGAACGTTGGGGATCGTCACCGAGATCACGGTGAAACTGCGCCCCCTGCAACCACCGTCGCGGACCATCGCGGGCTACTTCGACTCGTTGATCGACGCCGGACGGGCGGTGTCTTCGGTCGGTGCGAGTGGATTGACTCCCGCTGCACTGGAACTCGTCGATCGGCAGTGTCTGCTCGCGGTGGATGCGTGGAAGAACATGGGGCTCGCGGTCGACGCGAACGTCGTTCTGCTCGGCCGGATCGACACGCCCGGAATCGAGGGTGAGCGTGAATCCGAGCGCTTGCGTGAGTGTTTCGATGCCGCAGGCGCCACGTGGTCGGCGGTGTCCGCCGACGAGCAGGAGGCGCAGGCGCTGTTCGCGGCGCGGCGCCTGGCGTATCCGGCGCTGGAGCGACTCGGTCCGGTACTCACCGAGGACGTCTGTGTCCCCAAGAAGCATGTGCCGGCGATGCTGGCGCGCATCGAGGAGATCGGCATCCGCCACGACATCGTCATCGCCAACATCGCCCACGCCGGTGACGGCAACCTGCATCCACTGTTGATCGCCGACGAGGGAGACGCCGCCGCGCGCGGCCGGGCGCAACTCGCCTTCGGTGAGATCATCGATGCCGCACTCGAACTCGGGGGCACGGTCACCGGTGAGCACGGCGTCGGATTGCTCAAGCTCGACGGCGCGCGCAAGGAACTGTCACCCGCCGTGCTCGACATGCACCGTGCGGTCAAGCACGGTCTCGACCCCGACGGAATCCTCAATCCCGGCAAGGCATTCTGA
- a CDS encoding ABC transporter ATP-binding protein: MRTTATTPLGVEFTEVSASVNHTRVLFDITVSVAPGSVVGVLGPNGSGKSTLLRCLYRSLTPDAGSINVGGRDVTAVSMRDNARQVAVLTQHAHMDFEFSAAEIVAAGRFPHRRATALASVADPEICCDAMRDAGVFHLRHRGFGSLSGGEAQRVLIARAFAQQPRVLVLDEPTNHLDVRHQVGVLAAARRRQVTIVAALHDLNIAAQFCDRLVVLSHGRVVGGGSPAEVLTGEAVQVWFGVACHIVAHPTLGVPQVIFDGIAGSPAGKVY, translated from the coding sequence ATGAGGACCACTGCGACGACTCCGCTCGGTGTCGAGTTCACCGAGGTGAGTGCGTCGGTCAACCACACGCGGGTACTCTTCGACATCACCGTCAGCGTGGCGCCGGGCAGCGTTGTCGGGGTGCTCGGCCCCAACGGCAGTGGCAAGTCGACCCTGTTGAGATGTCTGTATCGGTCGCTGACGCCGGACGCGGGATCGATCAACGTCGGGGGACGTGACGTGACGGCGGTCAGCATGCGAGACAACGCGCGACAGGTCGCGGTACTCACGCAGCATGCGCACATGGACTTCGAGTTCTCTGCCGCGGAGATCGTTGCCGCGGGCCGTTTCCCACACCGCCGCGCGACCGCATTGGCGTCGGTGGCTGATCCGGAGATCTGTTGCGATGCAATGCGCGACGCCGGCGTGTTCCATCTGAGACATCGTGGTTTCGGGTCGTTGTCGGGTGGCGAGGCGCAACGGGTGCTGATCGCACGCGCCTTCGCCCAGCAACCACGGGTCCTTGTCCTCGATGAGCCGACCAATCATCTCGACGTACGTCATCAGGTCGGTGTGCTCGCCGCGGCCCGGCGGCGGCAGGTGACCATCGTGGCGGCGTTGCACGACCTCAACATCGCCGCCCAGTTCTGCGACCGCCTCGTGGTGCTGAGCCATGGGCGGGTGGTCGGTGGTGGCTCGCCTGCGGAAGTCCTCACCGGCGAAGCGGTGCAGGTCTGGTTCGGCGTGGCCTGCCACATCGTTGCACATCCGACTCTCGGCGTGCCGCAGGTGATCTTCGACGGAATCGCCGGTTCGCCGGCCGGAAAGGTGTACTAG
- a CDS encoding CbtA family protein, which produces MKTTYVGPGLIGGLVAGLAAFAYARVFTEPLVAQAIDFESDRSEVQAHMTGGHDHEHEVFTRTIQENVGAGVGTVVFAIAMGGFFVVAFTLLRTALARQNRAGDPRVLGGVLALVMFVAIYLGPALIYPPNPPSVGDPDTIGERSGAYLTVVLVSVMVAGLGLATYLLVAERIGGLYAGIVACVGYVAVLGVTAVMMPHFDEVPTPLEHDGHMVAAGFPASVLAEFRIASVGGQLVLWTVLAVVFAVVVDRMMRREAAPAALPAEMSMS; this is translated from the coding sequence ATGAAGACCACGTACGTAGGGCCGGGCTTGATCGGCGGGCTTGTCGCCGGCCTGGCAGCTTTCGCGTATGCCAGAGTGTTCACCGAACCGCTCGTCGCACAAGCGATCGACTTCGAGAGTGATCGCAGCGAGGTACAGGCGCACATGACCGGAGGTCATGATCACGAACACGAGGTGTTCACCCGCACGATTCAGGAGAATGTCGGCGCGGGTGTGGGAACGGTGGTCTTCGCGATCGCCATGGGTGGATTCTTCGTGGTCGCGTTCACCCTTTTGCGGACCGCACTGGCCCGGCAGAACAGGGCAGGCGATCCGCGCGTCCTCGGCGGCGTCCTGGCCCTTGTCATGTTCGTCGCAATCTACCTCGGACCCGCGCTGATCTATCCGCCCAATCCGCCGTCGGTGGGCGACCCTGACACGATCGGGGAGCGCAGCGGCGCCTATCTGACAGTGGTTCTCGTCTCCGTGATGGTCGCCGGCCTCGGTCTCGCCACGTACCTGTTGGTCGCCGAGCGCATCGGCGGTTTGTACGCGGGCATCGTCGCGTGCGTGGGTTACGTTGCGGTACTTGGGGTCACGGCAGTAATGATGCCCCATTTCGACGAGGTGCCGACTCCACTGGAGCATGACGGACACATGGTCGCGGCGGGGTTCCCGGCGTCGGTGCTGGCCGAGTTCCGGATAGCCTCCGTTGGCGGCCAACTCGTGTTGTGGACGGTGTTGGCGGTCGTGTTCGCCGTAGTCGTTGACCGAATGATGCGACGAGAGGCGGCGCCTGCGGCGCTTCCGGCCGAGATGTCGATGAGCTGA
- a CDS encoding DUF2786 domain-containing protein: MRDDKLLSKIAGLLRQAEGTDNPHEAEAFMDAAQRLATASAIDLALARAHDPAERRRTTPISRQIAVGEAGKRGLKTYVQLFVAIARANDVTVDVAGNSTFVLAYGYASDIDTCEALYTSLVVQMVSASDAYLRSGAYKDEMSARVVRRGSGWSSRRVVERKQLAPITARLNFQSAFAERIGQRLAEARDAQRAEAVAEETDDTQSQGLSSTAVVLRDKEIEVRDFYRSESSARGTWRPTSASAGYSEGARRAGDRAGRRAKLGPDREFGAPRGAIEG; this comes from the coding sequence ATGCGCGACGACAAGCTGCTCTCCAAGATCGCCGGCCTGCTGCGGCAGGCCGAGGGTACCGACAACCCGCACGAGGCCGAGGCCTTCATGGATGCGGCGCAACGCCTCGCCACGGCCTCGGCGATCGACCTGGCGCTCGCCCGGGCCCACGACCCGGCCGAGCGGCGTCGGACCACCCCGATCTCCCGACAGATCGCCGTCGGTGAGGCAGGGAAACGCGGACTGAAGACCTATGTGCAACTGTTCGTCGCCATCGCCCGGGCCAACGACGTCACCGTCGACGTTGCGGGGAACTCGACGTTCGTGCTGGCCTACGGATACGCCTCCGACATCGACACCTGCGAGGCCCTTTACACCTCGCTGGTGGTGCAGATGGTCTCCGCCAGTGACGCCTATCTGCGGTCGGGTGCCTACAAGGATGAGATGTCGGCACGAGTGGTGCGCCGCGGCTCGGGATGGAGCTCTCGTCGAGTCGTGGAGCGTAAACAGTTGGCGCCCATCACTGCCCGCCTCAATTTCCAGTCGGCCTTCGCTGAGCGCATCGGACAACGCCTCGCCGAGGCGCGCGACGCGCAACGAGCCGAGGCGGTCGCTGAAGAAACCGACGACACCCAATCGCAGGGGCTGTCGTCGACTGCGGTCGTGCTGCGTGACAAGGAGATCGAGGTTCGTGATTTCTATCGGTCGGAATCCAGCGCACGTGGAACGTGGCGGCCGACGAGTGCCTCAGCGGGCTACTCGGAGGGTGCGCGACGCGCCGGGGACCGCGCCGGGCGGCGAGCCAAACTCGGCCCGGACCGGGAGTTCGGCGCGCCGCGCGGCGCGATCGAGGGGTGA
- a CDS encoding MarR family winged helix-turn-helix transcriptional regulator: protein MTKTAADAATKASDNYGATHIGAALNALARTLSRSIDQVTTPEGISVDQWYALDVIVQHDGIAMNDLATILAVPAPTLTKFIDRLVAGALAFRLVDDADRRRVLVHGSARGQAVHRRLSAQITEVENGFLAGFSSREQLNLRRILERDTV from the coding sequence GTGACCAAGACCGCCGCTGACGCCGCCACCAAGGCTTCCGACAACTACGGTGCAACCCATATCGGTGCGGCACTGAATGCGTTGGCGCGCACGCTCTCCCGCAGCATCGATCAGGTCACCACTCCCGAGGGGATCTCAGTTGACCAGTGGTACGCGCTCGACGTCATCGTTCAACACGACGGTATCGCGATGAACGATCTTGCCACCATCCTCGCCGTTCCCGCGCCCACTCTCACCAAATTCATCGATCGGCTCGTGGCCGGTGCGCTGGCTTTCCGTCTCGTCGACGACGCCGACCGGAGGCGAGTACTTGTCCATGGTTCGGCCCGCGGCCAGGCAGTCCACCGCCGGCTCTCCGCTCAGATCACCGAGGTCGAGAACGGTTTCCTCGCCGGCTTCAGCAGTCGCGAACAGCTGAACCTACGCCGCATCCTCGAACGCGACACGGTCTGA
- a CDS encoding ABC transporter substrate-binding protein, producing MKRLVLPMCVLLAAVLTACGADVDEAASSSTMPSVSVTNCNAPLTVHGIPSRVLSNDTGITEMLFALGLQNRMVGYTTYAGKERDIDSSPWRADFASVHDLGDAFTREVITSADPDFVFAGWNYGFKESTGVTPGWVRSIGATPYQLTEACRQPGTTHRGIMRPFDALYADLDNLGAIFGVQSRATALINGYRGQVASAAAGAPPAGRRARVFLFDSADPAPFTAGHNAAPDQIIADAGGDNIFDDLDDSWTTTSWEAAAQRDPQVIIIVDYGTGPQNTVAAKIAQLRSNPLMAQTTAVRENNIMSLPYAALVESPRNPASTVTVARYLRSKGY from the coding sequence GTGAAACGTCTTGTGCTGCCGATGTGCGTGCTGCTGGCCGCGGTGCTGACGGCATGCGGTGCCGATGTCGACGAAGCCGCATCCTCGAGCACCATGCCGTCGGTGAGCGTCACGAACTGCAACGCACCACTCACCGTTCACGGAATCCCGAGCCGGGTGCTGTCCAACGACACCGGGATCACCGAGATGCTCTTCGCGCTCGGCCTGCAGAACCGGATGGTCGGCTACACCACCTACGCCGGTAAGGAACGCGACATCGATTCCTCGCCGTGGCGTGCGGATTTCGCGAGTGTCCACGATCTGGGCGACGCGTTCACCCGAGAGGTGATCACCTCAGCCGACCCGGACTTCGTCTTCGCCGGATGGAACTACGGATTCAAGGAATCCACCGGAGTGACGCCGGGTTGGGTGCGCTCGATCGGGGCGACGCCGTATCAACTGACCGAGGCGTGCCGGCAGCCGGGCACGACCCACCGAGGCATCATGCGTCCCTTCGACGCGCTCTACGCCGACCTGGACAACCTCGGGGCGATCTTCGGGGTGCAGAGCCGCGCGACAGCGCTGATCAACGGGTATCGCGGACAGGTCGCCTCGGCAGCGGCCGGGGCACCGCCGGCCGGACGTCGTGCGCGGGTGTTCCTGTTCGACAGCGCCGATCCTGCACCGTTCACCGCCGGACACAATGCCGCGCCGGATCAGATCATCGCCGATGCCGGCGGCGACAACATCTTCGACGATCTCGACGACTCATGGACCACGACGTCCTGGGAGGCTGCGGCACAACGAGATCCGCAGGTCATCATCATCGTCGACTACGGGACCGGACCGCAGAACACCGTCGCGGCGAAGATCGCCCAACTCCGCAGCAATCCGCTGATGGCGCAGACCACGGCCGTGCGCGAGAACAACATCATGTCGTTGCCCTACGCCGCGCTCGTGGAGAGTCCACGAAATCCCGCGTCGACGGTCACGGTGGCGAGGTATCTGCGCAGCAAAGGCTACTGA